A portion of the Zootoca vivipara chromosome 6, rZooViv1.1, whole genome shotgun sequence genome contains these proteins:
- the LOC118086725 gene encoding immunoglobulin lambda-1 light chain-like, producing the protein MKLKQVYHLLGISFLLCSSSLPTAFGVHYSVVQFPTEVTAIVGDNVTLKCAFSIQTGKPTSAKGGMSWLKGPRTAESVVVPGPRFSLSYPGTFLSPGEGLLVITNVSLEDAGSYTCQVMVLGEEETCGNGVKLHVYARPTHPVVFLQLQTEPESKWSLVCRTGGFYPAPVRLTWYHSGLPLNSSQQDCTDPNGFSQASSFLGLPDPDQRASYTCSVEHPSVSEPINVQYFYEPQSQFSSPPLVIEVLNLLKIGIIFGITIAFLAPVCIDCCKKHSRRSPVGQATELQHQVLGSDIKGYF; encoded by the exons CCTTCGGCGTCCATTACTCAGTGGTCCAGTTTCCAACAGAGGTCACTGCCATCGTGGGAGACAATGTTACCCTGAAATGTGCCTTCTCCATCCAGACTGGGAAGCCAACTTCAGCCAAGGGGGGCATGTCCTGGTTGAAAGGCCCAAGGACGGCAGAATCTGTGGTGGTCCCTGGACCCCGCTTCAGCCTGTCTTATCCAGGCACCTTCCTCAGCCCAGGAGAGGGACTTCTGGTCATCACCAATGTCTCCTTGGAGGATGCTGGGAGCTACACTTGCCAAGTGATGGTGTTGGGTGAAGAGGAGACATGCGGCAATGGGGTCAAGCTCCATGTTTATG CTCGCCCCACCCACCCGGTCGTTTTCCTGCAGCTCCAGACTGAGCCTGAATCCAAATGGAGCCTCGTTTGCAGAACCGGAGGCTTCTACCCTGCTCCGGTGCGGCTCACGTGGTATCATTCTGGACTCCCGCTGAATTCTTCCCAGCAGGATTGTACAGATCCCAACGGGTTCTCCCAGGCTTCTAGCTTCTTAGGTTTGCCTGATCCTGACCAGAGGGCGAGCTACACTTGCAGCGTGGAGCACCCATCGGTGTCCGAGCCAATAAACGTTCAGTACTTTTATG AACCACAGAGCCAGTTCTCTTCCCCGCCGTTGGTGATTGAAGTTCTGAACCTGCTGAAGATTGGGATAATCTTTGGCATCACCATCGCCTTTCTTGCACCAG TGTGCATAGATTGTTGCAAAAAGCATTCAAGAAGATCTCCGGTAGGTCAGGCTACAGAACTCCAACATCAGGTCCTAGGATCTGACATCAAGGGGTACTTCTAA
- the LOC118087803 gene encoding free fatty acid receptor 3-like, with amino-acid sequence MPSGVYLSIYLLTILTGFPTNLLALYALIKKLKTKATPNCVLLLNLTVSDLCFLAFLPFKVAEAVAGQWPLPAPLCPLSGLFYFSTIYSSTLFLTAVSVERYLGVAYPIHYKLRRHSAYAAVASLGLWACSFAHCSIVFITEFQPDNITEPDNGSHKNCYKNFTDGQLAILLPVRLELGIVLFLVPSLLTCFCYFGFMRIVISSPHICRGKKQRAVGLVSATLAVFIICFSPYNISHVVGFIQWEDPRWRDEALLFSTFNASLDPVIFYFSSSAVQRSCWGFLTRVERACALPSVIRKMFYRGSEKLGRANPQEPVCCSRL; translated from the coding sequence ATGCCTTCTGGTGTTTACCTCTCCATCTACCTGCTCACCATCCTGACGGGTTTCCCCACCAACCTTCTGGCCCTGTATGCCCTCATCAAGAAGCTGAAGACCAAGGCCACGCCCAACTGTGTCCTCCTCCTCAACCTCACTGTTTCCGACCTCTGCTTCCTGGCTTTCCTGCCCTTCAAGGTGGCAGAGGCGGTTGCCGGGCAGTGgcctctccctgctcccctgTGCCCCCTCAGCGGCCTCTTCTACTTCAGCACCATCTACTCCAGCACCCTCTTCCTCACGGCGGTGAGTGTGGAACGCTACCTGGGCGTGGCCTACCCCATCCACTACAAGCTGAGGCGCCATTCGGCTTACGCGGCTGTGGCCAGCCTAGGCCTCTGGGCCTGCTCCTTTGCCCACTGCAGCATTGTGTTCATCACCGAGTTTCAGCCAGACAACATTACAGAGCCAGATAACGGCTCCCATAAGAACTGCTACAAGAACTTCACAGATGGCCAGCTTGCCATCCTGCTCCCTGTCCGCCTGGAGCTTGGCATCGTCCTTTTCCTGGTCCCGTCCTTGCTCACTTGCTTCTGCTACTTCGGCTTCATGAGGATCGTGATCTCTTCGCCGCACATCTGCAGGGGCAAAAAGCAGCGAGCCGTGGGGCTGGTGTCGGCCACGTTAGCCGTCTTCATCATCTGCTTCTCGCCTTACAACATCTCCCACGTGGTGGGCTTCATCCAGTGGGAAGATCCACGGTGGAGGGATGAGGCCCTGCTCTTCAGCACCTTCAATGCCAGCTTGGATCCGGTCATCTTCTACTTTTCTTCCTCTGCAGTGCAACGTTCATGCTGGGGCTTCCTGACCCGGGTAGAGCGGGCCTGTGCCTTGCCTTCAGTGATCCGCAAGATGTTCTATAGAGGGAGTGAAAAACTGGGGAGAGCAAATCCCCAGGAGCCAGTTTGCTGTTCCAGGTTATGA